A region from the Metopolophium dirhodum isolate CAU chromosome 9, ASM1992520v1, whole genome shotgun sequence genome encodes:
- the LOC132951607 gene encoding liprin-alpha-1 isoform X2 has product MWNMMCDVMPTITEDNIGGQRHQFSGEDVRINEFMDTVVEERNKLLDTLSKSQIRLDETEKQLAEVESERNALQRQIDATFPKEIAALRKELSQTRDQLAARDEEIAELKAERSNTRLLLEHLESLVSRHERSIRSTVIKRQTNQNPQAYSGVSSEVEVLKALKSLFEHHKALDEKVRDRLRYALEANAKLEEKLESTMQELDVFKSGGKTEDDSIIQENGGSDNVDGSCSQPLTIKNRTLNGHTDETTKYAQDEKLVNTHVDNCVNNSIDQENSEYGTWKMNELSSRVSELEDSLSKTQRELHKSQENSNNLHHELRENISIKEEQEERMSSLEKKYMNLQRESTSLHDLNDKLEQELRHKEAQLKLQEEKTRATHEKLELCEQKLAQFATLPEIEQELKQRMEALTQAQERHGTAEDRIQRLESQVEEKNAEVMRVNQRLKMNEEHNTRLSATVDKLLSESNERLQVHLKERMHALEEKNMLTQELEKCRKLVEEIQTEKTELLKELGKARMEIDNIKRQMLQQEISFNIQQTDALTRSLSPGGPDQGGFVQSSSQHSNFDTHSLSRRSMKSRMSPMESNHAKEWEKLQQAHVLANVQQAFDASSDVDMDGGDDDLDDEAGMYCDTGEPLSPSAADAQTLALMLQEQLDAINTEIRLIQAEKQNTEARAEELESRVGSMEHVNLLSRNRNYDRQSPPASGRSTPQREYLHKYHSLQLNEEDDMGISSAQDNNGAASPLTARSMRLERVAQALAHSQEELRRRAGINTVPSTLNMINYNSSSLRGASGFSTPPSPLSSRHSSQDSLHHGPTLMGQTGTSLSSISSAFSVSQMQSYHHTLPSSASAAAQKKKGIKSSLGRFFSKKEKQGKGKEGMSGMLGHMSSSDMSLASSYAGDDTSSLCSASLGQKGDFDRRKKKKHELLEEAMKAGTPFALWNGPTIVAWLELWVGMPAWYVAACRANVKSGAIMSALSDTEIQREIGISNPLHRLKLRLAIQEMVSLTSPSAPAKSLRSTLAFGDMNHEWVGNYWLPSLGLPQYRSTFMECLVDARMLDHLTKRDFRSQLKMLDGFHRTSLQFGITCLKRVNFDRSQLEERRRIAEHETVDILVWSNERVIKWITSIGLKEYVNNLIESGVHGAIIALDKNFDSNTLAMALQVPPQNAQARQVLDTEFNKLLTISTERRLDSSCSDLGAS; this is encoded by the exons ATGTGGAACATGATGTGCGACGTCATGCCGACCATCACTGAAGACAACATTGGTGGTCAGCGGCATCAGTTTTCCGGCGAAGACGTTCGCATCAACGAGTTTATGGACACTGTCGTTGAGGAACGCAACAAACTTTTGGATACATTGAGCAAGAGTCAAATCAGGCTCGATGAGACTGAAAAACAACTGGCCGAAGTAGAAAGTGAAAGAAATGCTCTTCAAAGACAAATTGATGCCACATTTCCAAAG gaaATTGCCGCATTAAGAAAGGAACTAAGTCAAACACGTGACCAACTGGCTGCAAGAGATGAAGAAATTGCCGAATTAAAAGCTGAAAGAAGCAATACAaga TTGCTATTAGAACATTTGGAAAGTTTAGTGTCTAGACATGAAAGGTCAATTCGATCAACTGTCATTAAAAGGCAGACAAATCAAAATCCACAGGCCTATTCGGGTGTTTCCAGTGAGGTAGAGGTTTTAAAAGCACTTAAAAGTCTTTTCGAACATCATAAAGCTCTTGATGAAAAA gTAAGGGATAGATTAAGGTATGCTCTAGAAGCCAATGCTAAACTAGAAGAGAAACTAGAAAGCACTATGCAAgag cttGATGTATTCAAATCTGGAGGTAAAACAGAAGATGATTCTATTATCCAAGAAAATGGAGGTTCTGATAATGTGGATGGATCTTGCTCCCAACCACTtactataaaa AATAGAACACTGAATGGTCACACTGATGAAACTACTAAGTATGCACAAGATGAAAAACTAGTCAACACACATGTGGACAATTGtgttaataatagtattgatCAAGAG AATTCTGAGTATGGTACATGGAAAATGAATGAATTATCAAGTCGAGTTTCTGAATTAGAGGATTCACTTTCAAAAACACAGCGAGAACTTCATAAGTCCCAAGAAAATAGTAACAATTTACATCATGAACTAAgagaaaatatttcaattaaagaAGAAcag GAAGAACGGATGAGTTccttggaaaaaaaatacatgaattTACAACGTGAATCTACCTCTTTGCatgatttaaatgataaattagaGCAAGAACTTAGGCACAAAGAAGCTCAGTTAAAA TTACAAGAAGAAAAGACACGTGCAACTCATGAAAAGTTAGAATTATGTGAACAAAAATTGGCACAATTCGCAACGCTGCCAGAGATAGAACAAGAATTAAAACAGCGAATGGAAGCCCTTACCCAG gctCAAGAAAGACATGGTACAGCTGAAGATCGTATTCAAAGGTTAGAATCACAGGTAGAAGAGAAAAATGCTGAAGTAATGAGAGTCAATCAAAGACTTAAAATGAATGAAGAACATAATACAAGACTGTCAGCTACTGTTGACAAATTATTATCAG AATCTAATGAACGTCTTCAAGTACATTTGAAGGAGCGGATGCATGCATTAGAAGAGAAAAACATGCTGACACAAGAACTAGAAAAGTGTCGTAAACTAGTCGAAGAAATTCAAACAGAAAAg acTGAATTATTAAAAGAACTTGGAAAGGCACGTATGGAAATTGATAACATTAAAAGGCAAATGCTCCAACAAGAGATTTCTTTTAATATTCAACAGACTGATGCATTAACAAG GAGTTTGTCTCCTGGTGGTCCCGATCAAGGGGGTTTTGTTCAAAGCTCTAGTCAACATTCAAACTTTGATACTCATTCATTATCACGTCGATCAATGAAATCTAGAATGTCTCCAATGGAATCAAACCATGCAAAG GAATGGGAAAAATTACAACAAGCGCACGTCTTAGCTAATGTACAGCAAGCTTTTGATGCATCTAGCGATGTAGATATGGACGGTGGTGATGATGATCTTGATGATGAGGCAGGCATGTATTGTGATACAGGTGAACCACTATCTCCTTCGGCAGCAGATGCTCAGACATTAGCTTTGATGTTACAAGAGCAATTAGATGCAATCAATACAGAGATAAGACTAATTCAAGCTGAAAAGCAAAATACAGAAGCCCGAGCAGAAGAGCTTGAATCTAGAGTTGGGAGCATGGAACATGTTAATCTATTATCTAGAAATCGTAATTATGATCGGCAGTCACCTCCAGCTAGTGGCCGGTCTACTCCTCAGAGAGAGTATTTACATAAGTATCATTct cTTCAACTTAATGAAGAAGATGACATGGGTATTTCATCAGCACAAGATAATAATGGAGCAGCAAGTCCATTAACAGCACGTTCAATGAGATTAGAGCGAGTTGCTCAAGCCTTAGCACACAGTCAAGAAGAACTACGCAG GCGTGCTGGCATCAATACTGTTCCATCAACATTAAATATGATAAACTATAACTCTTCATCATTAAG GGGTGCCAGTGGGTTTTCTACGCCTCCATCACCGTTGTCCTCTCGTCACAGCAGTCAAGATTCTTTGCATCATGGTCCGACATTGATGGGTCAAACTGGAACTAGTCTGTCAAGTATATCAAGTGCTTTCAGTGTCTCTCAAATGCAATCATACCATCACACATTGCCATCATCAGCGTCTGCAGCAGCACAAAAGAAAAAAGGAATAAAATCATCCCTTGGACGATTCTTTAGTAAAAAAGAAAAG caGGGAAAAGGCAAAGAGGGAATGAGTGGTATGTTGGGTCACATGTCGTCTTCTGATATGTCACTGGCTAGTTCTTATGCTGGAGATGATACTTCCAGTTTATGTAGTGCAAGTTTAGGCCAGAAGGGGGATTTTGAcagaagaaaaaagaaaaa GCATGAATTACTCGAAGAAGCAATGAAGGCTGGAACTCCATTTGCTTTATGGAATGGACCAACTATTGTGGCTTGGTTAGAATTATGGGTTGGAATGCCAGCATGGTATGTGGCAGCTTGCAGAGCTAATGTTAAGTCTGGAGCCATTATGAGTGCTTTATCGGATACTGAAATACAAAGAGAGATTGGAATAAGCAATCCATTGCACCGTCTAAAGCTTAGATTAGCCATCCAGGAGATGGTATCTTTGACAAGTCCATCAGCCCCGGCAAAATCTCTTCGTTCAACATTAGCTTTTGGTGATATGAATCATGAATGGGTTGGAAACTATTGGTTGCCATCATTAGGATTGCCGCAATATCGATCTACATTCATGGAATGTCTTGTAGATGCTAGAATGCTTGATCATCTGACAAAACGTGATTTTAGATCACAGTTAAAAATGCTGGATGGTTTCCATCG AACGAGCTTACAATTTGGTATAACATGCTTAAAACGGGTGAACTTTGATCGAAGTCAACTAGAAGAAAGACGCCGTATCGCTGAACATGAAACTGTAGACATTTTAGTATGGTCTAATGAAAGAGTAATTAAATGGATTACTAGTATTGGTTTGAAG GAATATGttaacaatttaattgaatCCGGTGTACATGGTGCTATCATTGCGCTTGACAAGAATTTTGATTCTAACACTCTTGCTATGGCACTTCAAGTACCTCCACAAAACGCACAA gCTCGCCAAGTGTTGGATACAGAGTTCAATAAACTATTGACCATATCGACAGAACGGAGATTAGACAGTAGTTGTAGTGATCTTGGAGCCTCCTGA
- the LOC132951607 gene encoding liprin-alpha-1 isoform X1, producing the protein MWNMMCDVMPTITEDNIGGQRHQFSGEDVRINEFMDTVVEERNKLLDTLSKSQIRLDETEKQLAEVESERNALQRQIDATFPKEIAALRKELSQTRDQLAARDEEIAELKAERSNTRLLLEHLESLVSRHERSIRSTVIKRQTNQNPQAYSGVSSEVEVLKALKSLFEHHKALDEKVRDRLRYALEANAKLEEKLESTMQELDVFKSGGKTEDDSIIQENGGSDNVDGSCSQPLTIKNRTLNGHTDETTKYAQDEKLVNTHVDNCVNNSIDQENSEYGTWKMNELSSRVSELEDSLSKTQRELHKSQENSNNLHHELRENISIKEEQEERMSSLEKKYMNLQRESTSLHDLNDKLEQELRHKEAQLKLQEEKTRATHEKLELCEQKLAQFATLPEIEQELKQRMEALTQVRAQAQERHGTAEDRIQRLESQVEEKNAEVMRVNQRLKMNEEHNTRLSATVDKLLSESNERLQVHLKERMHALEEKNMLTQELEKCRKLVEEIQTEKTELLKELGKARMEIDNIKRQMLQQEISFNIQQTDALTRSLSPGGPDQGGFVQSSSQHSNFDTHSLSRRSMKSRMSPMESNHAKEWEKLQQAHVLANVQQAFDASSDVDMDGGDDDLDDEAGMYCDTGEPLSPSAADAQTLALMLQEQLDAINTEIRLIQAEKQNTEARAEELESRVGSMEHVNLLSRNRNYDRQSPPASGRSTPQREYLHKYHSLQLNEEDDMGISSAQDNNGAASPLTARSMRLERVAQALAHSQEELRRRAGINTVPSTLNMINYNSSSLRGASGFSTPPSPLSSRHSSQDSLHHGPTLMGQTGTSLSSISSAFSVSQMQSYHHTLPSSASAAAQKKKGIKSSLGRFFSKKEKQGKGKEGMSGMLGHMSSSDMSLASSYAGDDTSSLCSASLGQKGDFDRRKKKKHELLEEAMKAGTPFALWNGPTIVAWLELWVGMPAWYVAACRANVKSGAIMSALSDTEIQREIGISNPLHRLKLRLAIQEMVSLTSPSAPAKSLRSTLAFGDMNHEWVGNYWLPSLGLPQYRSTFMECLVDARMLDHLTKRDFRSQLKMLDGFHRTSLQFGITCLKRVNFDRSQLEERRRIAEHETVDILVWSNERVIKWITSIGLKEYVNNLIESGVHGAIIALDKNFDSNTLAMALQVPPQNAQARQVLDTEFNKLLTISTERRLDSSCSDLGAS; encoded by the exons ATGTGGAACATGATGTGCGACGTCATGCCGACCATCACTGAAGACAACATTGGTGGTCAGCGGCATCAGTTTTCCGGCGAAGACGTTCGCATCAACGAGTTTATGGACACTGTCGTTGAGGAACGCAACAAACTTTTGGATACATTGAGCAAGAGTCAAATCAGGCTCGATGAGACTGAAAAACAACTGGCCGAAGTAGAAAGTGAAAGAAATGCTCTTCAAAGACAAATTGATGCCACATTTCCAAAG gaaATTGCCGCATTAAGAAAGGAACTAAGTCAAACACGTGACCAACTGGCTGCAAGAGATGAAGAAATTGCCGAATTAAAAGCTGAAAGAAGCAATACAaga TTGCTATTAGAACATTTGGAAAGTTTAGTGTCTAGACATGAAAGGTCAATTCGATCAACTGTCATTAAAAGGCAGACAAATCAAAATCCACAGGCCTATTCGGGTGTTTCCAGTGAGGTAGAGGTTTTAAAAGCACTTAAAAGTCTTTTCGAACATCATAAAGCTCTTGATGAAAAA gTAAGGGATAGATTAAGGTATGCTCTAGAAGCCAATGCTAAACTAGAAGAGAAACTAGAAAGCACTATGCAAgag cttGATGTATTCAAATCTGGAGGTAAAACAGAAGATGATTCTATTATCCAAGAAAATGGAGGTTCTGATAATGTGGATGGATCTTGCTCCCAACCACTtactataaaa AATAGAACACTGAATGGTCACACTGATGAAACTACTAAGTATGCACAAGATGAAAAACTAGTCAACACACATGTGGACAATTGtgttaataatagtattgatCAAGAG AATTCTGAGTATGGTACATGGAAAATGAATGAATTATCAAGTCGAGTTTCTGAATTAGAGGATTCACTTTCAAAAACACAGCGAGAACTTCATAAGTCCCAAGAAAATAGTAACAATTTACATCATGAACTAAgagaaaatatttcaattaaagaAGAAcag GAAGAACGGATGAGTTccttggaaaaaaaatacatgaattTACAACGTGAATCTACCTCTTTGCatgatttaaatgataaattagaGCAAGAACTTAGGCACAAAGAAGCTCAGTTAAAA TTACAAGAAGAAAAGACACGTGCAACTCATGAAAAGTTAGAATTATGTGAACAAAAATTGGCACAATTCGCAACGCTGCCAGAGATAGAACAAGAATTAAAACAGCGAATGGAAGCCCTTACCCAGGTAAGGGCTCAG gctCAAGAAAGACATGGTACAGCTGAAGATCGTATTCAAAGGTTAGAATCACAGGTAGAAGAGAAAAATGCTGAAGTAATGAGAGTCAATCAAAGACTTAAAATGAATGAAGAACATAATACAAGACTGTCAGCTACTGTTGACAAATTATTATCAG AATCTAATGAACGTCTTCAAGTACATTTGAAGGAGCGGATGCATGCATTAGAAGAGAAAAACATGCTGACACAAGAACTAGAAAAGTGTCGTAAACTAGTCGAAGAAATTCAAACAGAAAAg acTGAATTATTAAAAGAACTTGGAAAGGCACGTATGGAAATTGATAACATTAAAAGGCAAATGCTCCAACAAGAGATTTCTTTTAATATTCAACAGACTGATGCATTAACAAG GAGTTTGTCTCCTGGTGGTCCCGATCAAGGGGGTTTTGTTCAAAGCTCTAGTCAACATTCAAACTTTGATACTCATTCATTATCACGTCGATCAATGAAATCTAGAATGTCTCCAATGGAATCAAACCATGCAAAG GAATGGGAAAAATTACAACAAGCGCACGTCTTAGCTAATGTACAGCAAGCTTTTGATGCATCTAGCGATGTAGATATGGACGGTGGTGATGATGATCTTGATGATGAGGCAGGCATGTATTGTGATACAGGTGAACCACTATCTCCTTCGGCAGCAGATGCTCAGACATTAGCTTTGATGTTACAAGAGCAATTAGATGCAATCAATACAGAGATAAGACTAATTCAAGCTGAAAAGCAAAATACAGAAGCCCGAGCAGAAGAGCTTGAATCTAGAGTTGGGAGCATGGAACATGTTAATCTATTATCTAGAAATCGTAATTATGATCGGCAGTCACCTCCAGCTAGTGGCCGGTCTACTCCTCAGAGAGAGTATTTACATAAGTATCATTct cTTCAACTTAATGAAGAAGATGACATGGGTATTTCATCAGCACAAGATAATAATGGAGCAGCAAGTCCATTAACAGCACGTTCAATGAGATTAGAGCGAGTTGCTCAAGCCTTAGCACACAGTCAAGAAGAACTACGCAG GCGTGCTGGCATCAATACTGTTCCATCAACATTAAATATGATAAACTATAACTCTTCATCATTAAG GGGTGCCAGTGGGTTTTCTACGCCTCCATCACCGTTGTCCTCTCGTCACAGCAGTCAAGATTCTTTGCATCATGGTCCGACATTGATGGGTCAAACTGGAACTAGTCTGTCAAGTATATCAAGTGCTTTCAGTGTCTCTCAAATGCAATCATACCATCACACATTGCCATCATCAGCGTCTGCAGCAGCACAAAAGAAAAAAGGAATAAAATCATCCCTTGGACGATTCTTTAGTAAAAAAGAAAAG caGGGAAAAGGCAAAGAGGGAATGAGTGGTATGTTGGGTCACATGTCGTCTTCTGATATGTCACTGGCTAGTTCTTATGCTGGAGATGATACTTCCAGTTTATGTAGTGCAAGTTTAGGCCAGAAGGGGGATTTTGAcagaagaaaaaagaaaaa GCATGAATTACTCGAAGAAGCAATGAAGGCTGGAACTCCATTTGCTTTATGGAATGGACCAACTATTGTGGCTTGGTTAGAATTATGGGTTGGAATGCCAGCATGGTATGTGGCAGCTTGCAGAGCTAATGTTAAGTCTGGAGCCATTATGAGTGCTTTATCGGATACTGAAATACAAAGAGAGATTGGAATAAGCAATCCATTGCACCGTCTAAAGCTTAGATTAGCCATCCAGGAGATGGTATCTTTGACAAGTCCATCAGCCCCGGCAAAATCTCTTCGTTCAACATTAGCTTTTGGTGATATGAATCATGAATGGGTTGGAAACTATTGGTTGCCATCATTAGGATTGCCGCAATATCGATCTACATTCATGGAATGTCTTGTAGATGCTAGAATGCTTGATCATCTGACAAAACGTGATTTTAGATCACAGTTAAAAATGCTGGATGGTTTCCATCG AACGAGCTTACAATTTGGTATAACATGCTTAAAACGGGTGAACTTTGATCGAAGTCAACTAGAAGAAAGACGCCGTATCGCTGAACATGAAACTGTAGACATTTTAGTATGGTCTAATGAAAGAGTAATTAAATGGATTACTAGTATTGGTTTGAAG GAATATGttaacaatttaattgaatCCGGTGTACATGGTGCTATCATTGCGCTTGACAAGAATTTTGATTCTAACACTCTTGCTATGGCACTTCAAGTACCTCCACAAAACGCACAA gCTCGCCAAGTGTTGGATACAGAGTTCAATAAACTATTGACCATATCGACAGAACGGAGATTAGACAGTAGTTGTAGTGATCTTGGAGCCTCCTGA
- the LOC132951608 gene encoding TAR DNA-binding protein 43-like translates to MYVQVSASENSDPIDMPTEGDNSLLLSTLEAQYPGIIGLKYRVNNRLRIVRLNEGKLYPPEDGWLDRMYMCNFRNTPTEKRKHSEIDDCNKAEDDNSVSDMDLVVLGLPWKVTEEDLKKYFTKFGQVEYTQIKTDLNGKSKGYGFVRFKHKKSQVRVMLERHNIEGRWCDVRIPNSKDKHVNKVPRKVFIGQVSEDVDEDALKNYFIKFGEISDLFLPRPHRGFAFVTFTDPLSAQKVIGKDHKVGDCSVVCTEAIPKKEMAPKWNDYDSRDRVKDRRRERSPNQPQAWSQDHVWDYDQEYYDRLYSRGSGHQSVNNSYGNDKNINSDMVAAAVNKAVMGVIGNLKGQGNQGDKLPGTDDWWMRR, encoded by the coding sequence ATGTATGTTCAAGTATCAGCAAGTGAAAACAGTGATCCTATTGACATGCCTACGGAAGGTGACAACAGTCTTCTGTTATCTACTTTAGAAGCACAATATCCTGGAATAATCGGTTTGAAGTATCGTGTTAACAATAGGTTGCGTATAGTACGTCTCAATGAAGGCAAATTGTACCCTCCCGAAGATGGCTGGTTAGATCGTATGTATATGTGCAATTTTAGAAATACACCTACAGAAAAACGTAAGCACAGTGAAATTGATGATTGTAATAAGGCAGAAGATGATAACAGTGTTTCTGATATGGATTTGGTTGTACTCGGTTTACCGTGGAAGGTAACTGAAGaggatttgaaaaaatatttcaccaaATTTGGTCAGGTAGAATATACTCAAATTAAGACTGATCTTAATGGTAAATCAAAAGGGTACGGATTTGTCAGGTTTAAGCATAAGAAATCTCAAGTCCGCGTTATGCTAGAACGGCACAACATTGAAGGTCGATGGTGTGATGTACGTATACCAAATAGTAAAGATAAACATGTGAATAAAGTTCCGCGTAAAGTATTTATAGGTCAAGTGTCTGAAGACGTAGATGAAgatgcattaaaaaattattttatcaaatttggtGAAATATCAGATTTATTTTTACCCAGACCACATAGAGGTTTTGCATTTGTGACATTTACTGACCCTTTATCAGCTCAAAAGGTTATTGGTAAAGATCATAAAGTTGGTGACTGTAGTGTGGTGTGTACAGAAGCTATACCAAAAAAAGAAATGGCTCCCAAATGGAATGATTACGATAGTAGAGACAGAGTTAAGGATAGGAGAAGAGAACGATCGCCCAATCAGCCACAAGCCTGGTCCCAAGATCACGTTTGGGACTATGATCAGGAATATTATGACCGGTTATATAGCCGAGGAAGTGGTCATCAATCAGTCAATAATAGTTATGGAAatgataagaatataaattcaGACATGGTAGCAGCTGCAGTGAACAAAGCAGTAATGGGAGTGATTGGAAATTTGAAAGGACAGGGTAATCAAGGTGATAAATTACCAGGAACAGATGATTGGTGGATGAGGAGATGA